The following coding sequences lie in one Chionomys nivalis chromosome 8, mChiNiv1.1, whole genome shotgun sequence genomic window:
- the Foxi2 gene encoding forkhead box protein I2: protein MAGFCDSVGSCSVSHGLTRVSVAHSPGYSRGDLGSGRRLWMNSASLSPASYAAGPGQAPPYAAAALAAPGSLLGAAGGLAGSDLAWLSLSGQQELLRLVRPPYSYSALIAMAIQSAPLRKLTLSQIYQYVASNFPFYKRSKAGWQNSIRHNLSLNDCFKKVPRDENDPGKGNYWTLDPNCEKMFDNGNFRRKRRRRGETNGATAPETSSPERATLEPRGSASHDMQTSRSPPASEATPCLSGFTTAVGALTGSLGTLPEGLVRDFSFRRPPTAAAHGPQIPNTAQGFAPGHRMVATGFRVDHLVYSREGTDV from the exons ATGGCTGGGTTCTGTGATAGCGTGGGCTCTTGCTCGGTCTCGCATGGCCTTACTCGCGTGTCAGTCGCTCATTCCCCGGGCTACAGTCGCGGGGATCTGGGCTCCGGCCGGCGCCTGTGGATGAACTCGGCTTCGCTTAGCCCCGCGTCCTACGCGGCCGGACCGGGACAGGCTCCACCTTACGCTGCAGCTGCCTTGGCTGCCCCGGGCTCGCTACTTGGTGCTGCAGGCGGCCTGGCTGGCTCCGATCTCGCGTGGCTGAGCCTGTCGGGGCAGCAGGAGTTGCTGAGGCTCGTACGGCCACCCTACTCCTACTCGGCGCTCATCGCCATGGCCATCCAGAGCGCACCTCTGCGCAAGCTGACGCTCAGCCAGATCTATCAGTACGTGGCCAGCAATTTCCCCTTCTACAAGCGCAGCAAGGCGGGCTGGCAGAACTCCATCCGCCACAACCTGTCCCTCAATGACTGTTTCAAGAAGGTGCCCCGAGATGAGAACGACCCAG GTAAAGGCAATTACTGGACGCTGGACCCAAACTGTGAGAAGATGTTCGATAATGGGAACTTCCGAAGGAAGAGGAGGCGGAGAGGAGAGACCAATGGGGCCACTGCGCCTGAAACCAGCAGCCCAGAGAGAGCCACACTGGAGCCCCGTGGCTCAGCTTCCCATGACATGCAGACCTCTAGGTCCCCGCCTGCATCCGAGGCTACCCCATGCCTCTCGGGGTTCACCACCGCGGTGGGAGCTTTGACTGGCAGCCTAGGCACCCTCCCTGAGGGCCTGGTCCGTGACTTTTCTTTCCGAAGGCCACCAACAGCGGCTGCCCACGGTCCCCAGATCCCCAACACTGCGCAGGGCTTTGCCCCTGGCCATCGAATGGTGGCTACCGGCTTTAGGGTGGATCATCTCGTCTACAGCCGGGAAGGGACTGACGTTTGA